CCTATATGCCAGCTGTCACTTTCAACACTGGTTTGGCTTGTGTCCCACCGGGGCACTGTTTACTGCTCCAGAAAGGGCAAAGAATCAGAAGAAAAGTATTTCAGAGGAAAGAGAGACTGTTTAATCACTAGGTACCTACCTGTCTTCTCAGCTGCTAATAGCTTCCATATTGGATTCCCCCTCACTTCCTGTGCCATGTGACAGATACCATTCATTCCCTTCACTTAGAGGACACTTCTTTAACATGATTTCAGGGCAGAGTTTGTCAAAAGTTGCCTAGTCCTTTGGTGACCTTCTCTTTTGCTGGAAAAATGTCAGTCTTTATTTTGTCACAGTTTAATACCCCATGACTCTTTTAATTCAAGGATGATGACAGCAATGCTATATAATGAAAACTTGATCCTGCATGTGAAAAATGGAGAATAGCGATCAGCTTCTTGGCTTTAACTGCCTGGCCTCAGTCAGCTGGAAGCTTTCAGCCTTGAAATCTGGGAATTAACACGTGGTAGACTGTGCTGTCCAACTATGCTCATTGTCTTTCAGGTACAGGACTGAGGCAGTCTTACCCAAGGCCATTGCTATCTCCCTTGAATTAAAGCAAGCAATTTTTCAAATGATaacattatttaaattaaaaccaaattaattaTGAAGAGATATTGTGTTTGTCAAAACTTCCATGTGCCCTGCAATACTTGCATTATGGGGATTTTAAGTTCTGTCACGTGCAGGTGCACTTCTCAGAGCTACAGTAAGCAGAGTGGGGGTGACTTTCTCTTGAAATACTGTTTTTACTATATCCCACTGATACATTAACAGAGGGAATAAAAAGCTTGCAGCAGTGAGAATGCAGTCCTACATCTGCTAAATTCTTTTTTATGTAGCATAGTCACTTCAGCACTAGTACACATAGAATACATGGGATTCATAAGGCCTGATATGTCAGCAGTCACCTTCTGTACTTCTGTTACACCCAGCTTACCACAAACCCATCTAAATCCTTCATAGATATGAAATCTAGAGTGGGACAGCATGATCTGATTGGCTTGttgtgtgatttttttactatgtgctttttcttttccccttgtaTTGCATAAAGGTCACTATTTGCACTTTCTTTTTTAGTCTTGATTTTAGCTTTAGTGTGAGTAAGAAATGAACAAATGTGTACATACTTCAACCAAAATACAGGTTtactgggtttgtttttctggtgcaaggagagcaggaaaagaagaaaccaaTTGTTATTCCTGAAACTTTTACTTTGGGAGGCAAGAGatgtttttttacctttttatgcagaaaaaaatatttattctactAAGCACTATTCCTAACAACCAGTGGCATATAAGTTCATAGTACTTCAAGTTCATAAACCTCTTTAAAGATAGTATTTCATTGAATATTTGCTTATCAGCTAGGGCTCTGACAACCAGCTTGACAGACTAACAGCATCATCCTTTTAGCTGACTTCAGTCATAACAAACTGAAGTTTAAAGAAGTTGACACAGTGTCTGACTTCCAGAAGTGCACAAGTTTAAGACTTTTAGCTGCAAAATAGCAAAGCATGACTCATTGCTCTTCTGCAGCCAACAGTCCACCAGGGACCAGCATTCTTCATGATGTCAGGCTTAACAGCTTTGGCAGCTTGCTTTGAAATCTCCTGGCCTTGTGTGGATGATACATCCTGGAATGCTAAGCAGAAATTTAATTATTGAGGTTGCTCAGGGAAAAACCTGACCCCTCTCATCCCCCCAGTGTTTGGCACAAGAATTTCCTAACAACCAGTAATGGAAAACAAGTAACATTTGACATTTGTCTGCACTGCTGCAGATTTGGGTCTGAGCTACACCCCTGGCTATAGTCATGGTCCTCATACATCTGTTGTCAGGGAAAACCCTGGGTGGGATGAGGCAATGCTGGACACACAGGCTTCCACACAGAAACAGCTCCTAAGTATGAATATTTGAGGTTTCTGTAGTACCCCAGATTATAGTGCCTCAAAATGGGCCTTCACAATGGCTTTAATGCTAGTTAGAAACcactaaaaataaatgcactcagaaatcagaaatattcAATGCTGGTGAGAACATGGGAAACTAAAAAGAcatcagaaatttaatttttctttggtttacctggagctggaaggggTAAACATCCACAGGTGCGGCCTTTTGCTTAGAAATGGCACACTTGGGCATTTTCAAACACATTtcaagaggaggaagaagttgcTGAGAGCTGTATGTATAAGCCTGATGACAGGAGCACTTATCCAAGATGAGGGAGATGTGTCTTCATTACCTTCCAAGCTGAAAGTTACAGAAAATCTTACTGGTCAGGCTGTAAGTTAGCTACACTTTTGTGTTTATGTCATGATTCTGCAGCacatttcttttgtctttcaggAAAAGATGTGGCTGACAGATGgtacagtgaaataaaaaattacagcttTCAAAACCCAGGGTTTTCTTCTAGGACAGGTAAGTTCAGACTGGGAACTGTCTCTTCAAAAATGAAACTTCTACTATTATGCTAAAAACTGACAAAAGTGTAAAAAAGCCCtgagaaattagaaaataagcaaaatttgtagggtttttttagtactgcttttttcctctgactTCAAAGTTTTGAGCAGGCAACttatttttaaggcaaaataATTTGTAAGAAACACTAAATTGAAACTTCATAGGAGTCTTACTAAATGTACTGTGTTGTTGTTTACATTGACATGTGACTTCTGCTGAATTATATCACTCCACTCACAGAGATCACTCCAGCTAAAATTTGGAGACTGGGAATAAGTTGTTGGCTGCATATTAACAACCAAGTGCAAAATGAATGTGAGAATGTTGTTCCTCAAATAATGCTCAAGCAAGAGAGGAACCTGACCTTGTTTCAGATTAAGAAAATGACGCTTTTCTCCCTGACTTTGGGATTTGCCTATGCATAGTGGGAACAACAATGTGGGGGTGGCTATTAAACTAGGCAGAAGAAGCCACAAAAACAGTGGGGTTTTTGAAGAGTTGCACATGCAAACACATGGGGGGAGTATGAGGCAGTTAAAGCAAATGAATAATAGTCACTCCCAGAACTGCTGTTCACACTGCAGGGAGTACAGACCGTGATGTCTTTGTCAAATTTTACATCAGATACTTACCAAACTACTCCTTCCACAACTCTCCTACATGTTCTTATTTGGATACACAACCTGGAAATGGAAATAGTAGCATGAAAACAAATCAGGTTAGGGGTTTTCAAGACAAAATGCTAGAGGTAGGGTTCCTTTTCATGTCCTTAGCTTGTTCTCATGTTGCACAAAGAAGCAGCTGCGtattgttcttttttcccccagcacctCACATGTTACAGGAAATGTTACAGATTTAGTATCTGAAGGGAATGTTtatgtttctctctctttcttcagGTCACTTTACAGCAATGGTTTGGAAGAACACAAAAAAGATGGGAGTTGGAAAGGCATCTGCTAGTGATGGCTCAACGTTTGTGGTGGCTAGATATGATCCAGCTGGAAATGTAGTAAATCCGGGCTATTATGAAGAAAATGTTCTTCCTCCCagaaaataactgtattttttaaGGTAGTCCTATTGCTTAATGACAGGTGAACCTGAATTTGGACCTAACAGTGTTGAAATGAAGCCCAAATCAATGAAATCTGTTTGATACTTCTGTTCACGTCTCAGTGTGGAGGAAGCGATTACATTTTGCTTGAGTCAACCTACACATCAGGCCCCTGCAGTTTCTGAGGGGACCTCAGTTTATTTGAGGATGAACTATaagcagcatttctgaaggATAAGATgggtaaatttttttttgtttgcatgaACTCTGTGTCAGCATGTGAGCAAACACATGTTGgatgtctattttttttttttttcaacaaacaAATGTATAGCTTTCTGTAAACTGAAGATACCAGCTTGTAATTATATTATGTACTCCCAGCTGTCCAATACTTTTTAACAACTGTACCTTAGTTGCTCTGTCTTTACCTCCTGCTGTTGTGGGACCTACTCTCTGCAGATGGAACACATGCAAAACTTCCTGTATGAAAGGTACGTGTGTAAAATGTAGTGGAATTCAGACCTGTGTTTTTATTAAGAGGATCTCTCAGAACACTAAAAGGCTGCTGGCAAAACTGTGGCCATCAAGCTGTAACTAATGCAtgatctaaaaaaaaccccGTAAAACTTTTTAATCCCATTTCAGATGCTGATATGTAAAATATGTTTGAGATGGGTATATAATAAGTTCAAAGTGCATCCTACAGTTTACAGTATGTACCTTGTATTAtaataaaattgtttatttcCATTGCAGAAAAATAAGATTCTACTTTTTTGATATTTATGCACAAAAAAGTTTCTTTGGTGGTGTACtttggattttatttctcagtAACTTATTTTTAAGGAATATCTTTTAAAGGTGTCATGCTATGCAGGCAATAACATTCCCAAATCATCTCATCTCCTTTAATAATGTAACAGTAGGGGTATTCACACTGTCATAATTAAGAGATGTTTCCTCTCAATTCATATTATTCAATAATAGTATTATTTCATGTTCTGGATTGATACCTTGAAAACAATGAAGATTTAATTTCCTTAAGAACAACCCAAGCAAAAATTCTGAGgacattcttttctctgattaAATGTGGATTGGGCCATTTTGGCCAGGTTCATATACTCTGCTTcagtttgggggtttgttttcaTTGTAAAAGTTTCTCTTGACTTTTGCTGGGATTCTGTATGCCATAATCTGGTTCATGGACAGTGCCATTACAGAAATACTTATTTTTGTTTACACAGTTGTAAGAAACTGCACTCTTATGGCTTAATTACATGTCACTGTGGTGCTGTTTGTTACAATTTTTTTGGTGTAACCAAGAATTTGACACATATCATgaacaactgaaaaataaatatttttgaatatgAACTACTCAAGACTTTGCTGGTACCTGATTCTTTGTCGAATAATCATCAAATTTTGTTTCCAGGACATTAATATATGacattatttcttttgtaacacggggggaaataaaagcagcaacTATTCTAGtccaggaaagaaagaagaaacctTCTAAGAGAGTCTAAATCATGCAGCAGATCATAAATCCTCACTTCATGCAAAGACTGAGAGAAGGGTTGAGGCTGAAGAGCCATACCTCCTTTCTCTCTGAGCTCCTGCTTTGTACCTTGTctcactctgctgctccctctctcGCCTGATGTGTTGTCAGTAAAGAAAACCCACTCGACTCCCACTCtggtgtgtgtgagtgtgtttCAGGAACTGCAGCCTTGGGGCCttcctcccctcagccctcagctgacaagaaagatgaaatgaaaacagaactttctattaaaaaaacaggCTTGCTGCAACTGAGGTAAAGTTAAAAGCTGATGTTAAAGAAATTGGCAGtattaaaatattctggttttttcctAACTTTCATGCTGTTGGCCCTATAATTCCTTGACTGATTGATGCAAAACTGTACATATTGTAGTTGAGTGAGTCAAGTCAGAATCTTTCTCTGCTGCCACCTAGGTTTTATTTTAAGTCCAGAGAGAATTGGGAAGGTAggtaaagagagaaaacaaaacaaaaccaaagctttACTTacctttatttaaaattataacgGCAAGTGaacttttggaggtttttggaCAGACCATTTTGAGGGAGCATCAGAAGAAACTGGAGATGGAAGAAACACAAAGTCATTCGGATTGCCTCAGTGCTTGCTTCATGCACTCCACAAAGAGTACATGGAAGTATGACTGTAGCAATTAAAAACCCCCAAGCtgttaatttatttcttcatgaCCCAAGATTATGATGCTGATACCTTCTGCAAATGAACTCTGGCTGTGCAGCAAACCATGGTGTATGTAGGAGTCCAAATGCAAAGGGAAGGGTAACGTTGCTGATGTGACTCACCCAAAAGCCACATGATTTTTGGGAATTGTACACTGAACCTTGACTTGCCAGCCATCAGTATTAAAAAGAATCTGTGTTGGTGTATTGCCCCACTCTCTAGCATATCTTGGAGAGTTGTGGAGGTTGGGAGGTGGTAAAGAAAGGTTATCTCCTGTCAGGTTAGAGCAAAACTAGATGTTCCTCAGACAGAATTTTAGAGGTAGAAGTAACATTTGCCCTGGCAACAAAGAATAggcaaaactgagaaaaatacCTGATTTTAGGGGCCTGCAGATGATTTCTAAGGTCTTTTTGCAGCacgaggaggaggaagaggaggaatacTTGTTGGTCTGCAGCTTAATTTCTAGCCTTCTGGGTTAAATAATAACAGCATTTGGAGAAGTACAGGAATTGGTCTTTAAAAGGTGCTGAAAAAGGAAGTCTGCATTAAACATTTTCAATTACCAGCTTCCCTGCTTTACCTTCCCAAAAGGACAAAACCTCTTCCTGAGGAGATTTGAGGCTGTTGGCTGACAAGGAGTTCATCATGACCCAGCAATGGGCACTCTCAATCCAGAATGCCAATGCTGTcatgggctgcatccaaagtagtgtggccagcagggcaagggaggggattctgcccctctgttCTAGGGAgaccctctgcctgctcccagagtactgcatccccatccctggcgCATCTGCAGCCTCTGGTGTAAAAAGGATGTGGGTCTGAGCCCgaaaaaaagagaaggttcATGGAAGGCTTTGTAGCATTCTTCCAGTATGTAAAAGGGAGGGAGCATgagagcaggagaagggctTTCTGCAAGGGCATGTAGTAATGcggggaatggctttaaactgacaaaaggtgggtttagattagatattaggaagtgATTCTTCACTGTGGGGATGGTGAGACACTGCaacaggttgtccagggaaACTGTGCATatccccatccttggaagtgttcaaagcctgGCCAGATGGGGCTAGCCAGGAGGATTGTAACTAGacgatctttaaggttcctccCAGCCCGAACCGTTCCGTGATTCCACGATCAGATATCTCCTTACTTCAATACGTAGTTCGCCGCTGTTGACCGCTTACTTTTCCTACACTCCACTCCCCGCCGGTCCCGCTGGAACACCAGCCCCGCTCCGGCGCTGTCCCGGCGCGTTCCCGGCGCGTTCCCGGCAGCGCCGCGGCCGCCGTTCCCGGCGCGGCCCGCAGGGGGCAGCCGAGCCCCGCGCacgccgcccggccccgcccggcccagccgctcccgccgcccctCCGGCTGGGATCCAGCCTCGGCCGAGGATTCCTAATCCCACGGCGGCCAGTGGAATAGCTcgggctgggatttggggctctGCTGCACGAATTTGACTGCAAATGCGATTTGGAAGGGGTTTAACTGAGCCCACACAGATATACAGTGAGATAAAGTGATGGGAACACTTTATTCTGTCCTTTTCAAGTTATATTCTGGGCTCACCTTTTTGGTCAGCCCAGTGTCTGCACTTGTAGCTATGCCACGGGGGCTGCAAGTCCACCCACACCTGCCTCCAAAATTCACATTAAGCTgccagaaaacaaagcaataatGCAGAAATTCACAAAAAGCTTGCATTTATTTAGGTGTCCCGGCTGACACAGTTCTCAGCGTTGTTTTGTAATCCTGACTCAGTAGCTAAACATCCTCTCTGGCCTTAGGCATGGGGAGAAGGTGGTATTGGACCTGTACGTGTACTGGT
This Haemorhous mexicanus isolate bHaeMex1 chromosome 1, bHaeMex1.pri, whole genome shotgun sequence DNA region includes the following protein-coding sequences:
- the GLIPR2 gene encoding Golgi-associated plant pathogenesis-related protein 1, which encodes MGKSASKQFAEEVLKVHNDYRKKHGVPPLKLCKKLNRGAQQYAEELATTRVLKHSSESASGKCGENLAWASYDQSGKDVADRWYSEIKNYSFQNPGFSSRTGHFTAMVWKNTKKMGVGKASASDGSTFVVARYDPAGNVVNPGYYEENVLPPRK